A single Numenius arquata chromosome 1, bNumArq3.hap1.1, whole genome shotgun sequence DNA region contains:
- the LOC141468783 gene encoding cell cycle control protein 50C-like, with translation MKNKTSFPPQEGEARPSRCPDNSAFKQQKLPAWKPQLTIATVLSSFFLTGAFCLSVGVCLILSANSVREIQIDYSDKCSDCSKLRENSSNWNKECHCSVNFMLKEDILGDVFMYYGLQNFYQNHRRYVISRSDAQLLGRNVNIQKSYCAPFTTYRNGTPMAPCGAIANSMFNDTIDLFYNLNSSLIQVPLLKTGNSWWTDKNVKFRNPTSYNLSSAFAGTARPPYWQKPVYLLDEEDERNNGYINDDFIIWMRVSAFATFRNLYRRVRRIRQFADGLPAGNYTFRISYNFPVTKFKGRKHVILSTVVWSGGSNPFLGIAYVVTGTAATLAGFVITAIHLKLRKKKTYFQK, from the exons atgaaaaacaagacgAGTTTTCCTCCTCAAGAAGGAGAGGCGCGTCCTTCCAGATGTCCAGATAACAGTGCATTCAAACAACAGAAGCTACCAGCTTGGAAGCCCCAGCTGACCATTGCGACTGTGCTCTCCAGCTTCTTTCTCACAGGCGCGTTCTGCCTTTCTGTGGGAGTCTGCCTCATACTGTCCGCAAACAGCGTCAGAGAAATCCAG ATTGATTATTCGGATAAATGCTCAGATTGTTCAAAACTCCGTGAAAATTCCTCTAATTGGAATAAGGAATGCCACTGCTCTGTTAATTTCATGCTAAAGGAAGATATATTG GGTGATGTTTTTATGTACTATGGTCTGCAAAACTTCTATCAAAACCACCGTCGATATGTGATATCAAGAAGTGATGCACAATTGCTGGGTCGAAATGTAAAT ATTCAGAAGAGCTACTGCGCGCCCTTCACCACCTACCGAAATGGGACACCCATGGCTCCGTGTGGTGCTATTGCCAACAGCATGTTCAATG ATACTATTGATCTTTTTTACAATCTTAACTCATCTCTTATTCAAGTACCACTGCTGAAGACTGGAAACAGTTGGTGGACagataaaaatgtgaaatttcGCAATCCAACATCATACAATCTCTCTTCTGCGTTTGCAG ggaCAGCAAGACCTCCTTACTGGCAGAAACCAGTATATCTGTTAGACGAGGAAGATGAAAGGAACAACGGTTATATAAATGATGACTTCATTATCTGGATGCGAGTGTCAGCTTTTGCTACGTTCAGAAATCTTTACCGTCGTGTCAGACGGATAAGGCAGTTTGCGGATGGTCTCCCAGCAGGGAATTACACTTTTCGTATTTCCTATA ATTTCCCTGTTACCAAATTCAAGGGGAGGAAGCATGTGATTCTTTCAACTGTGGTATGGAGCGGAGGAAGTAACCCGTTCCTGGGAATTGCCTACGTGGTTACTGGCACAGCAGCAACCCTGGCAGGTTTTGTCATAACTGCCATCCACTTAAagctcagaaaaaagaaaacatactttcagAAGTAA